A window of Streptomyces sp. NBC_01224 genomic DNA:
GCCGCCATCTCCATATGACCGGGCCGGCCGAGACCCCGCTGAGGGCGGCCCTGTGCAAGCTGCGCACCGAGCTCGAACTGCCCCACGGCTTCCCGCCCGACGTCCTCGCCGAGGCGGCGCAGGCGGCGGGGGCCCCGGCGGTGTCGACCCACAAGGACGCGACGGACCTGCCGTTCTTCACCATCGACCCGCCCACATCGACCGACCTCGACCAGGCCATGCACCTCGAACGCCGCCGCCACGGCTTCCGCGTGCACTACGCCATCGCCGATGTCGCCGCCTTCGTACGCCCCGGCGGCGCACTCGACACCGAGGCCCATCGCCGGGTGACGACCCTCTACTTCCCCGACGGGAAGGTGCCGCTCCACCCCACCCTGCTCTCCGAGGGCGCCGCCAGCCTCCTCCCCGGACAGACCCGCCCCGCCCTGCTCTGGCAGATCGACCTGGACTCCGAGGGCGGCGCCGTCACCACCTCGGTGCGCCGGGCCCTCGTCCGCAGCCGGGCGAAGCTCGACTACGCGGGCGTCCAGCGGCAGATCGACACCGGCACCGCCGAGGAGCCCCTGGCGCTGCTCCAGGACATCGGACGACTCCGCGAGGAGCAGGAGGTCGCCCGAGGCGGCATCTCCCTCAACGTGCCCGAGCAGGAGATCGTCGAGCGCGACGGCACGTACGGCCTGGAATACCGTGCCCCGCTGCCCGCCGACGGCTGGAACGCCCAGATCTCCCTCCTGACCGGCATGGCCGCCGCCCACCTCATGGCGGAGACCGGCACCGGCGTCCTGCGGACCCTGCCGGTCGCACCCGACGGCGCCGTGGCCCGGCTCCGGCGCTCGGCCGAGGCGCTGCACATCGACTGGCCGCACCATGTCCCGTACGCCCAGGTCGTCCGCACCCTCGACCCGAGGAGGGCCAACCACGCCGCGTTCCTCCAGGAGTGCACCACCCTGCTGCGCGGCGCCGGCTACACCGTCTTCGAACACGGCGAACTCCCCACCCGCGCCGTCCACGCCGCCGTCGCCGACCTCTACACGCACTGCACCGCCCCGCTGCGCCGCCTCGTCGACCGGTACGCGGCCGAGCTGTGCCTCGCCGCCGTCGCGGAACAGGAACCGCCCGAGTGGGTCCTCGCCGCGCTGCCCGGCCTGCCGAGGGAGATGGCGGACGGAACCAAGCGCGCCAACACGGTGGAGCGCGAGTGCGTCGACGTGGTCGAGGCCGCGCTGCTCAAGGACAGGATCGGCGAGGTCTTCGACGCGTACGTGGTCGACGTGAAGGAACTGGAGCCCACCACGGGCACCGTCCACATCGACGCCCCGGCCGTCGTCGCCCGGGTCGAGGGCGGCACGGCGAAGCTCCCGCTGGGGGAGCGGCTGCGGGTCAGGCTCGCCCAGGCGGATCCTGGCTCGGCGAAGGTCCTCTTCGCCCCCGCGTGAGCGCGGCCACGGCGGCACCCGGATCATCCGCATGGAACCGCACCGTCCGCGCCCACCCCCGCTTCCCGAGCGGCCGCACGAACGCCACCGGCGAGAACAGCTCCACGGTCACCGTCGTCTGCCCGCCCACGACGAGGTCGAGCACCCCGTCCGCCCCCGGCCGCACCGGCCCGCCCTCGGGACAGCGCCGCTCGACCCGCGCACCGGCGACCGCCCCGGCGGGAACCCGCAGGTCGAACAGCCCGCCGTAGCGAAGCCGCAGCGCCCCGTCGGCGTCCACCACATGCGGCCGGGTCACACACGCGGCATGGAAAGCGAGCACCAGGACCACCCCGTACACATCGAGCCCGAGCAGAACCCTGTGCACGACCGGCCACGGGATCAGCAGCGCCAGCATCACCGTCTCGACCAGAGCGACGAAGACCAGGCCGTACATCATGGCGGTCTGCGGCCCGGTGTACGGGACGGCAAGGGCACCCTCCGGCACGCCATGACGCCTCCGCAGCACCCACAGCCCGAGACTGCGCAGGGCGCGCACCTCGTGGGCGACGAGACGGCGCACCTTCTCGGGCACGACGGTACGGAGCGCCGTACCCATCGCCGCCCGCCGCCCGGCACCCGCACGCCGGCCCACGAGCCAGAGCCGCCAGAGGACCACGCCCTCGAACCCGAGCGCGGCGACCACCAGGGCCTCGGCACCGAGCAGAACCGCACCCGGTATCCGGACCCCCGCCAGCAGGCAGCCGCCCAGACCCACTTCGACAGCCGGCGCAACCCCGGCGGCATACCGTGCAATCCGCACGCTCATCCTGTTCCCCTCTCCGCCACGCGTGCCGCCAGGGCCGCCATCACCCGGCGCACCACCTCGGCCTGCGCGGGCGCGTAGTCGTCGAGCAGGGCCTGACCGAACCCCGTCAGGACCGGCCCGCCGGGGATGGCCGCCAGCACCTCGTCCGGCACGGCGGCGGCCAGATCGGCGGCGAGCGGAGCGATCCGCGGATCGTCCACGGGCGCCGCAGCCAATGCGTCCAGCCGCTCGTACAGCGCGTGCACGGCCGGGTCCTCGGCCAGGGGCCGCAGCGCGGCGTAGACCTCACCGCCGACACCCGTCGTGTCCAGCAGCACCAGGTGCTCGCGGTCCTTGGCAGCCATCGGGGAGCCGGTGGCCACAGCCGTGCCCAGCAGTTCGGCCAGCGCGGGCGACACGGGCTCCTCGGCGCTCACCGGGCCGTCCAGCAACCGGGCCAGCCGACGCCGCCGCTCCCGGATCTCGTTCTCCTGCCGGGCCAGATCCGCATCCAACTCGACGAGCACCTCGACGAGTTCGTGCCCGGCCTCATCGGCGAGGACGTCCCGTACCTCGTCCAGACCGAGCCCGAGCTCGGTGAGCCGCCGGATCCGGGCCAGCACCACGGCGTCGCGCACGCTGTAGGCGCGGTAGCCGTTGGCCCGGCGCCCGGGCTCGGGAAGCAGTCCGATGTGGTGGTAGTGCCGGATCGCCCGCGAGGTGACCCCGACGAGCGCGGCGATCTCTCCGATGCGCATGAGTCCAGTAGAAACGTTGACGCAACGGCAGGGTCAAGTGCTCACCGCACCCGTCCGCATCTGACAACTTCGCGCCCTCCTGTGCCACGATCGAAGGAAGTGATCCCATCTCACGGACGGCTGATCCACTGATGTCTCAATCTGGCGAGCGACCGAGGAAGGGGCGTGACATGACTGCCATGCCGCACGAACCGCTCACGCAGGCGGACGTCCTGCTGGAGGGCTTCCTGGCGCTGGATACGCCGGAGGGCTTCCGGGCCGAGCTGATCGAGGGGGAGATTGTCGTGACGCCGCCGCCGGACGGGGACCACGAGGACTACATCAGCCTGATTCTGAAGCAGGTGATCAGGCTCGCCCGGACCGACATGGACTTTTCGGGGAACAAGGGACTGAAGCTGAAGAGCGGCGGTCGCTGTCCCTGGAACCACGTCATTCCCGACGGCACCTTCGCCCCCACCGAACTGCGTCTGTACCGGGGAGCGGACCCCTGGATGCCGTGCGAGGGGGTGTCCCTCGTCGTCGAGGTCACCTCGTCCAAGCCCCGGGCCGACCGCACGGACAAGCGTCACTGCTACGCCCGCGGACCCATCCCGCTCTACCTCCTGGTCGACCGTGAGCAGTCTTCGGTGACGCTGTTCAGCGACCCGGAGGGGGACGACTACCGTCAGCACTGCACGATTCCGTTCGGCAAGCCGCTCTCCCTTCCCGCTCCGTTCGCCTTCGACCTGGAGACCGAGGCGTTCATCTGAGCGTCCCGTCCGACGGCTCCCGCCAGGCGGGTAGCATGGTCGGCACGGCAGACGAGCCGGGCGGACGGCCGCGTGGGGATCCTCGGATCCCCCCGAGGAACGTCCGGGCTCCACAGGGCAGGGTGATGGCTAACGGCCACCCGGGGTGACCCGCGGGACAGTGCCACAGAAAACAGACCGCCGGGGACTTCGGTCCTCGGTAAGGGTGAAACGGTGGTGTAAGAGACCACCAGCGCCTGAGGTGACTCAGGCGGCTAGGTAAACCCCACCCGGAGCAAGGTCAAGAGGGGTCGTCGCGAGACGGCCCTGCGCGAATGTTCGAGGGCTGCCCGCCCGAGTTCGCGGGTAGACCGCACGAGGCCGGCAGCAATGCCGGTCCTAGATGGATGGCCGTCTCCCCGGCCGCCGCGAGGCGACCGGGCGACAGAACCCGGCGTACAGCCCGACTCGTCTGCCGCTTCACCGGCGCCCTATCTGCCGTCATGCTCATGCAGGCTGGCTAGGCTGCGGGTATGAGTGACGTGTACGCCGTGGACCTCGCCCTGGACCTCCCAGCCTCCGTACCGAGTGCCGTGCTCGCCGATCTGCGATGGCATCTCGGCATCGAGGGCGCGGCGGACGACCCGGCGGATGACATGACAGACGAGACCGGTGACATGTTCCCCCTGCTCGCAGCACGCGGGCCCGCGGCGCGCATCGGCGGGGTCCTGGTCGGTGAGCTGGCCCGGACTGCCGACGGATGGTCCCTGACGGCACGTCAAGAGGTGCACGCCGAGTCCCTGCCCGAGCTGGACTCACTGGCGGTGCGGCTTGCGCGGAATTCCGGCACCGAGGGGGTCATCGGGCAGATCCGCTTCTACGAGGAAGATGTCCCCGATCTCCTGGTCAGCAGGGCGGGAGAGCTGGTGAAAATGGCTCCGGCTCCCACGGGAGAAGCATCCGGCTGACCGATCGGCGGTCGACGCAGTCCTTCAGGAGGCGCCGAACTGCCCTTCCGGATCGGGGTGGTCCGGCAGTCGGGCGTCGCCTTCGTCGCTGTCGCAGAACTCAGTCCTTCACCTGTGCGTCACGCGCCGCGATCACTTCTCAAGACGCGCGATCACCCGTGGATATTGCCCTGCGCATCCGCGGACGCACCCGTGTCGTACGAAAGACGGTCACTCTGGCCAGCCATCAGAAACCCGACCCCCGTAATCAGCGGCCGCCGAAGCGCGCTGGTCCATGGGTTCATGCCTGTCAACTCCGTGATCACGGGCGCAACCGCAACGAACCCCCTGTGACACACGCGTGACAGCCGGACGGGGTATGAGGCACCGGGCCACATCATGGGAGACGATCTCGTTCGGTCCGTCCTCGGGAAAGGCTCTTCATGTCCGATCGTGCCTACGGAAACCGCGGTTCTCTGCTCGCGGTGAGCGACCTTCACGTCGGGATGGCGGACAATCGCCCCATCGTCGAGTCCCTGAGGCCGGATTCGGACGAGGACTGGGTCATCGTCGCCGGTGATGTTGCGGAGAAGGTCGAGGACGTGGAGTGGGCGCTGCGGCTGCTCGCGGGCCGGTACGCCCGGGTGATCTGGACCCCCGGGAACCACGAGCTGTGGACGACCAATCACGACCCGGTCCAACTGCGGGGCCGGGAACGCTACGAGCATCTGGTCGAGCTGTGCCGGAGCCTCGGGGTGTCCACTCCGCAGGACCCGTATCCGCTGTGGCCCGGCCCCGAAGGGCCGGTGGCCGTTGCGCCCGTGTTCCTGCTGTACGACTACAGCTTCCGGGCGCCGGGCACGACGACCAAGGAGGAGTCCCTGGCGTACGCGCACGAGACGGGGGTGGTGTGCACCGACGAGTTCCTGCTGCACCCCGACCCGTACCCGAGCCGTGACGCCTGGTGCCGGGCGCGAGTGGCGGAGACCGAGCGGCGTCTCGCCGCGCACGATCCGGAGATTCCGCTGGTCATCGCCAGTCACTGGCCCCTGGTCCGCGAACCGATGGCCGTCCTGACGTATCCCGAGTTCGCCCAGTGGTGCGGCACGGAACTCACCGCCGACTGGCACCGGCGCTTCAATGTGGCGGCCATGGTCTACGGCCATCTGCACATCCCCCGTACGACCTGGTACGACGGGGTGCGCTTCGAGGAGGTCTCCATCGGTTACCCAAGGGAATGGCGCAAGCGGGGCCACCCCAAGGGGCTCCTGCGGCGGATCCTCCCGTACGACGACGGCGTCACCGAGCCGGGGCCGGTCAGCGGTGGCCCAGCACGTTGATCACCCGGCCGTTGGGGTCGCGGACGAAGAAGCGGCGTACGCCCCATTCCTCGTCGTGCAACGGGTACACGATCTCCGCGCCGCCCGCCTGCATGGCGGTGTAGGCCGCGTCCACGTCCTCCACCTCCATGCTCATGTCCGGTGTGACCGGGGCGGTTGCGTCGGCCTCCATGATGCTGATCTGGGCCGAGGGATGGGAGGGAGAGGCGAGCGTCATGATCCAGCCGTGGTTCATGACTTCCTGGAGGCCCAGCAGGCCGTAGAACTCCGCGTTCCGCTTCATTGCGGCGGCAACGGCGGCGTTGGTGGTGGCGTTGGCGTCCGATTCGACGCCGGGGCCGGTGTTGGTCCGAATGTTGGGGACGATCCTGCGGACGGACATCGGCAACTCCTGTCTCGGGACTGACCACCCGGCCCCGTCGCGGGTCAGATGACCGGTGGCCGTCCCAGTTTCGTCATCCGCCACACCGTGCGCCACCGCATGGGCTGCCGCCGCCCGCACGGCGTACGGACCCCCTCGGCGAAGCCGCCGGCCCAGGCGCGCAGCCCCGTCGCCGACCGGGTACGGGCCACGGTCAGGAGGGTCCAGGTGCCCAGGTAGGCCGGGACCAGGGGGAGGGGAAGATTGCGGCGGGCCAGCCAGACCCGGTTGCGGGCCGTCATCCGGTAGTAGACGGAGTGCCTGGCCGGGGAGGTCTTGGGGTGCTGAAGCAGCAGATCGGGCTCGTACAGGATCTTCCAGCCCGCGTCGAGCGCCCGCCAGGACAGGTCCGTCTCCTCGTGTGTGAAGAAGAACTCCGCGGGCCAGGGCCCCGTCTGGGCGAGCATCTTCATGGAGAGGGCGTGGCCGCCGCCCAGGAAAGCGGTGACCGGGCCGCGCCGCATCGGGTCGGCGGCGCGCAGGCGCGGGACGTGGCGGCGCTGGGTCTCGCCGTGCTCGTCGGCGATCCGGAAGCCGACGATGCCGAGCCGCGGGTCGGCGGAGTACAGCTCCTGGACCTTGCGGAACACCCCGCCGTCGACCAGGAGCCCGTCGTCGTCGAGCTCGATGACGACATCCACATCGCCGAACTCCGCCAGCTTGCGCAGGGCGACGTTACGGCCACCGGGGCAGCCCAGGTTCTCGTCGAGTTCGATCGCCGTCACGCCACCGGACAGATCGGACAGACCGGGAAACGCGGAGAAGTCCGGGAGCGGTGAGCCGTTGCCCAC
This region includes:
- a CDS encoding RNB domain-containing ribonuclease; protein product: MPRRHLHMTGPAETPLRAALCKLRTELELPHGFPPDVLAEAAQAAGAPAVSTHKDATDLPFFTIDPPTSTDLDQAMHLERRRHGFRVHYAIADVAAFVRPGGALDTEAHRRVTTLYFPDGKVPLHPTLLSEGAASLLPGQTRPALLWQIDLDSEGGAVTTSVRRALVRSRAKLDYAGVQRQIDTGTAEEPLALLQDIGRLREEQEVARGGISLNVPEQEIVERDGTYGLEYRAPLPADGWNAQISLLTGMAAAHLMAETGTGVLRTLPVAPDGAVARLRRSAEALHIDWPHHVPYAQVVRTLDPRRANHAAFLQECTTLLRGAGYTVFEHGELPTRAVHAAVADLYTHCTAPLRRLVDRYAAELCLAAVAEQEPPEWVLAALPGLPREMADGTKRANTVERECVDVVEAALLKDRIGEVFDAYVVDVKELEPTTGTVHIDAPAVVARVEGGTAKLPLGERLRVRLAQADPGSAKVLFAPA
- a CDS encoding MerR family transcriptional regulator, with protein sequence MRIGEIAALVGVTSRAIRHYHHIGLLPEPGRRANGYRAYSVRDAVVLARIRRLTELGLGLDEVRDVLADEAGHELVEVLVELDADLARQENEIRERRRRLARLLDGPVSAEEPVSPALAELLGTAVATGSPMAAKDREHLVLLDTTGVGGEVYAALRPLAEDPAVHALYERLDALAAAPVDDPRIAPLAADLAAAVPDEVLAAIPGGPVLTGFGQALLDDYAPAQAEVVRRVMAALAARVAERGTG
- a CDS encoding Uma2 family endonuclease, with translation MPHEPLTQADVLLEGFLALDTPEGFRAELIEGEIVVTPPPDGDHEDYISLILKQVIRLARTDMDFSGNKGLKLKSGGRCPWNHVIPDGTFAPTELRLYRGADPWMPCEGVSLVVEVTSSKPRADRTDKRHCYARGPIPLYLLVDREQSSVTLFSDPEGDDYRQHCTIPFGKPLSLPAPFAFDLETEAFI
- a CDS encoding metallophosphoesterase family protein produces the protein MSDRAYGNRGSLLAVSDLHVGMADNRPIVESLRPDSDEDWVIVAGDVAEKVEDVEWALRLLAGRYARVIWTPGNHELWTTNHDPVQLRGRERYEHLVELCRSLGVSTPQDPYPLWPGPEGPVAVAPVFLLYDYSFRAPGTTTKEESLAYAHETGVVCTDEFLLHPDPYPSRDAWCRARVAETERRLAAHDPEIPLVIASHWPLVREPMAVLTYPEFAQWCGTELTADWHRRFNVAAMVYGHLHIPRTTWYDGVRFEEVSIGYPREWRKRGHPKGLLRRILPYDDGVTEPGPVSGGPAR
- a CDS encoding VOC family protein; translated protein: MKRNAEFYGLLGLQEVMNHGWIMTLASPSHPSAQISIMEADATAPVTPDMSMEVEDVDAAYTAMQAGGAEIVYPLHDEEWGVRRFFVRDPNGRVINVLGHR
- a CDS encoding glycosyltransferase family 2 protein, whose protein sequence is MSQPRIAVSIVTMGDRPQQVEALLASVAGQDVRPARLVVVGNGSPLPDFSAFPGLSDLSGGVTAIELDENLGCPGGRNVALRKLAEFGDVDVVIELDDDGLLVDGGVFRKVQELYSADPRLGIVGFRIADEHGETQRRHVPRLRAADPMRRGPVTAFLGGGHALSMKMLAQTGPWPAEFFFTHEETDLSWRALDAGWKILYEPDLLLQHPKTSPARHSVYYRMTARNRVWLARRNLPLPLVPAYLGTWTLLTVARTRSATGLRAWAGGFAEGVRTPCGRRQPMRWRTVWRMTKLGRPPVI